tatttcagtttactaatTCGTTTTTTCATTATTagttttaaaaaaattataataacctctctgtgtgtgtgtgtgtgtgtgtgtgtgtgtgtgtgtgtgtgtgtgtgtgtgtgttaaagccgCAATTCATGCCACACTGCCTCCAAACTCTCCGTCACCTAGACCAGTTGGCAACCTCTGCTAAGTGGGAAATATGGTTTGTATTTAGGGAGAGCTCACCCTTCTCCCTCGCCCAGACAAAGCTCTGGGGTTTACACAGAGAAAGGAACTccgagacagtttgctacagtaTGAAACTAATCCTGCAGGAAATGAGGATTataattaaaacacatttttgtatgggttgatacattttcgttagggcaaatcaagtctgaaatttaaaaatggaaatgacaaactttagaagccttttaaatctcaaatacactacaagtttgcatttcctgccttGCAGGAGAATTCtcggcaacaaaagagtgataaaATGAAGACCCTAAATCTGTAGTTATTAGTCtatatgtcacaccctgatctgtttcacctgtctttgtgcttgtctccacccccctccaggtgtcgcccatcttcctcattatccccggTGTatgtatacctgtgttctctgtttgtctgtagcCAGTTCGTCTTgccttgtcaggtcttaccagcgtgttttcccgtctccctgctttctcaagttctgtttcctagtttcccccagttctgactattctgcctgccctgatcctgagtctgcctgccgttctgtaccttcctaactctaacccgtttacgaacctctgccagtcctgacctcgagcctgcctgctgttctgtaccttattgaCTTTCTCCTGGATTacagacctctgcctgcctttcaGTCTTTCAGTGTTCACCTCCTGCTCTCATGTGGGACATTTGATTTATGGTTCTGTGTCATTTGAAAATGGTGTCACATATGAGATAAGCCCCTGACATTCTCACCTAACAACGTCCAGCTGGAGGAAGGCTGTCACTCGCTTATGTAAAAATGGATGTGTGACCTCGCCAGTTGATTCATACACAAATGTGCGTGTGCACACACAttcgcacgcacacatacacacattccgctacactcacaataacatctgctaaccatgtgtatgtaaccaataaaatttgatttgacacatgtatacatacatacacacacacaaacaccagggATGGGTGAGGAGGATATCTCCCACAGTACTCAGCTTAGGGTCTCTGTGGTTAATGGctcctgtgggagagagagggaatgagggtgcaagggagagaaagagggggagaacatagagagagaaacacattAATGGTATGTTGCTCTTATCAAATACACAGCAATAATAAAGTCTACCTCAAAAGCAGCACTCCCCCAACTTACCTCTGGGGAattacagtgtgtgtgcgtgtgtgttgattTTAGCAAGGAGTAAAATGTTTGTTTAGGAACTGTTACTGCATTGCTGCTAGCTGTATGTACGTGTAGGCCACTCAGCAAACTCAGCCAGTCATACCCATaccccagagacagagaggggaagagagagagagggggagagagagaggggagagaaagagggagagagagagtataagaGAGACTCTGTGAGAGAACCTTCCTTGCCTTCTTAAATACACCTGCagtgcagactgactgactatgcAAGCTCAGTCAGAGATGGAAAAACACAACATTTCACTAAGCAAAggagataatgtgtgtgtgtgtgtgtgcgtgtgtgtgacccAGCTGCTGTGTCAAGCTGCCCCTGCACTCCCCATGGAAATCTGAGGAGAGACATAGTTCAATTCCATCCATTTCATTTCAAGTCTATTCAGAGAAATTAGGCTACTGAAATTCAATTAGTGAAGTAAATGCTTTTCATAGAAAATGTACTGTATTTCTATTCGTTCCATAAAGCaataatatacattttaaattacatttacatttttgtcatttagcagacgctcttatccagagcgacttacagtagtgaatgcatacatttcatttcatgcatttttttgtactggccccccgtgggaatcgaacccacaaccctggcgttgcacacaccatgctggcgctgcaaacaccatgctctaccaactgtcaCTGTTAAAACGAGAAACCCACGCAGACTATATTGAATGAGCTGCATGTCCTTTTTACTCCTTACTTGCCACTACTCATCAGTCTCTCCATTTATCCTATCATAGGCAGGTCTCACCATCTAGTGGTGAAACTGAACAGTAACGCAGTACACGAAGGTGTTATAATTGCAAAAGAATGCAATGCCAAAACAAGTCAATGGCGAATGGTAAGTAATCCTAATAAAACACTGCTTTAGCAATATGTCTGAAACTCAAAACAATTGACAGTACAGAGTAGAAAACACCATTTACCCAAAAATGTTATTAACGGCTACCAGCACATTGCCTACCGGCGTGCCTAAGAGCCAATTTAAGCTTGATCCTAAAATGTTGTTGGAGGTTCCGTATGGAGGGTGTGACCCATTTGCGAAGCCTCCTGAGCActggcgattttagcatggacattttggtggggcaaaaaaaataaaaggttgaatgcatgccagcaaagccagtaCACAACatgacactatacaatacatgaattgcactataacggtgacaaatggtacccacaaactgttagggcctacgtCAAGctatcccaacagcagtcccaacatcttaccacttctacacctggttatcagtggagccttgtctggcagcgaaacagttcattcagcctcatttaatgccttttaaaaaaacatagctgatatggctgaattgcttgacaattgagatgtacaaactatggcataagggattagaggcaatccgtaatttcgattaagacattaatgagcaagctactatttgtttagcacttttgaaatgtacagcgacagaattcagaacatgggccgttcttacagtgttctccctgtacagcaAGTCagaccgtaggataaataaagagggcatataagcagacgaTGAAAGcccttacaatattcaatgattacatttctctaaaacaggttataggctacatgtgcaccaccaagtcagaagattaggcaaaattaagaggggtaaatagaccaaattattagagtAAGGCACATGTGCTACTAACAGCTTAATACactacatacacttagtattactttcttagttacagtatacttatctccctggcatataacataatttatgcagcagcatacaagtcatttttggactcactttgtgctgtgctcacttgaacaggaaggtggcaaggcggtcctttgtgggcaaattttgtcatcgaAGTCTGGCactctctggatttatggtgctttcaaaacaactgggaactcggaaaaaaacaaggtcaaatcatgatgacgtcattgatcttcaggtcgtagctctagaaagaggccggatttacaattccgagttggatgaccgttcaaaacgtattttcctagTCGGAGTTTAtttattcccgacttcccagttgtcttgaactcaagttttcgcagttccgagttaacagttgttttgagtgcggcacaaatcatgcttcattgacagcatggccaatgttgaattttatcattttaaacttggaaaatagACCCTttatcccagatttgggaccacacagccactgtcattgattccttccaaaccactcattgttgaatttgcgatttctaacttgtgtaatgttaatgtccaatgaccgatgagcaccgatatgttttatctatcaTTTCTCTTCATCATTTCCCTTCATGTggcaaggattgaaaaggatttgccagtagattgttgacttgattcatgatgactgctagctaagattttgaaagtatgatgttgacatgatcagtccaatcaaagctaatgtacatataacgtgatttgacgtcattttatctgtggccaatgaccttgagccttcatgGATGGGcatttctaatgtaactctatggcagcatccAAAGGGCTAGAATTTTCTAGGTCTACCCTTAGACGTGGCGGGGACGTAGTGTccacatgagtgacagaacactgagccaatcacggcgcaacgctccgtattttctgctggcttgtccCACCACCAcataaagcactgagctaggctgaaacaccttccttttggagctgccttactcaagaaaacaaaaaaaagagaccatatttgtatgcggctttattaactcaatgttatatatttttttacattgtttgcaaactaatatgtgacacatattaatgccaaaataacatttaactttctcactcatcattaacCATGATTCATTcttgatttttcttaatcatggcattatACAGATTGATTTTGAAATTTTCAGAAGCATCTTGTCTATTCACTTAGAAATAAAATTACTCCAGTCATCATTCACCATTCAGTTCCTATTGGGCAAAATAACCCAAAATACATCCAAAACAAATTGCAAATACATCCAGTGAGTTTTTAAGAGTCAcacgcttgatgtagtcattgtgtgcttggAACCTGGGACCAagtactaaacttttgactacttcgGTACACTATAACTATAAATGAAATTTGTCCAAATACGTATTACATCTTCAAATGAGGGGACTATCTCTATgaagtgctttaatttctaaatggtaaatcagatatgtatgaaaaaaaTTATCCACAAGAATATGAGGTCCAAAAAAGCTGtggaaaaaaaacacaaattcaCATCAGTGCTTTTGTTTGGAGTCTCCTATTTATCTTGCTATGGAAAAGCTGAAGCACActtaaaacacacaaaaaaataggACAAATCAGACAAATGATTTCTTGCCTATAACAATCTATAACATAGTTTCTGTAAATAGCTCACTTAATGTTCACACTTCTATTATCAGCCATTATAAAGATGAATGTATTCATTTAATTTCCATCCTCAGCGTGCAGTGAACTGAATCCTGTAAATTCCATTCTATGCAGCATATTTCTATGTGCAACGTTCTATACGTTGCGCCCTACTGTCCCGCCTGAAGTTATAGTTGAACCAATGGGAATGACAATAAATCTTCAAGGTGACCAATTACATTGCAGATTTTCCACGATGGTCCTTCCTTGACATATGGCCTGCATTTTGCACAACCATGTAGCGTTTCAATGTCCCTGCTGAGGACTTAAATATATTAGTATTTGCACCAGCAAATTTGGTGCTCGTCATTTGATTAGATTTGGAAAGAAAATAAGAGCTGGTTACTTACTAGGTTCTACAGGACATTGCAGCACAGTGGTGGTCGCGAGGCTGAGACAGTACGGATACTAGGGAGAGGCCGTGAGGACGAAATTAAGGAAGGGAGTGGGAGGTCTTGTCCCTGGCTCATACTAAACAGCAACCAAGCAGTGTACTGTGGACAGCATTGGACTGAAACTCCAACCCGAGGTTCCTAAACACTATCTGGCTGCTAAAGTGCAGCTTGCCCGTGATAAGGCCAGGGACCAGCCGTGGTGGAAGTGGCAGACGCTGGCATTGGGCTTTTGCGACACCGGTATGCTTTATGATGTGGTGTGAGCGAGCCACATTCACATGCTCTCCAAAAATGGAGACAATACAAGTCATTATAATATTGTGCATCTTAACTAGCTAGCCACCAACTCAGTTAATGCACCGTTTTGGGGCAGATTACTGATAGAAGCAACAGCCCATATTCGTGTCAAGGTAACGTAGTTATGTTTACTGTCTGAAGGATTTGTCATAAGAAGGCTCCTTATCGAGAACGAGCATGGAGGGGCGTTGTGGATTTAGCCAACTTTGCTAGCTAGCTCAGTGCAATACTTCTCCATTTAACTAGATTTGAATTTGTTTTAACTAAACGCATACATGTTAACATTTTAACTGGGAGGTTGATTTGTGGGGGTTTACAGAGTTGTGTTTTCAAGGTTTACTTGATTAATGTTGTCACAGGCTGTAGCaatccagctagctaacgttagctaagtaaCCCGGGTCAAACTCGTGCACCCTAATGAAGGAGTACAAAGTGGTTGTGCTGGGAAGCGGCGGCGTCGGCAAGTCCGCGCTGACTGTCCAGTTTGTCACGGGCACATTCATCGAGAAATATGACCCAACAATTGAGGACTTCTATCGGAAAGAGATCGAAGTGGACTCTTCGCCTTCGGTGCTGGAGATCCTTGACACGGCAGGGACAGAACAGTTCGCTTCCATGAGGGACCTGTATATCAAGAACGGCCAGGGTTTCATACTTGTCTACAGTCTCGTCAATCAACAGTCATTTCAGGTAAAGGGCCTTTATCTGGTGTTACCTGCCAACATGTCAAGGAGCCTGAAACCTCTTGATAGAGTTGTAGCCATGTTTTAAATGGGCCTACTGAGCAATGCCTATTGTATTCATATTCTGAGTGCATCATTCCTAAAACCATTGTTGACAGCCTAATCTCTACAATATAAATCCATAAACCTCTCTTCTACCCCATTCCCATGAGTCGGTCCTCTACACAATGAAAGTTTGTTAAGCTCAACAGGTTAGAAGAATGGCCAAAGGGCTGCTACTTAACCCATTGATATACATGGAAGAGCTAGGCAGCAATAATTGTTGCGCAAACATTTCCTCACAATTCCTGAGAATATCCTTATATCCATCCCTAAATTCTTCCCCCCTTTGCTCCCCAGGACATCAGACCGATGCGAGACCAGATAGTGCGGGTGAAGCGCTTTGAGAAGGTGCCACTGATCCTGGTGGGGAACAAGGTGGACCTGGAGTCTGAGAGAGAGGTGGCGGGTGCAGACGGTCGGGCCCTGGCCCAGGAGTGGGGCTGCCCCTTCATCGAGACCTCAGCCAAGAGCAAGACCATGGTGGACGAGCTGTTTGCTGAGATCGTCCGTCAGATGAACTATGCCACGCTGCCAGAGAAACAGGAGCAGTGCTGCACGGCCTGTGTGGTGCAGTGAGGGAGTAGGGGACACTGtcccctctacacctctcccCCAGGTAAGAGACTGAAGCACTACACttcaccctccacacacacatagtAGGACAAAGAAGTGTAAATGCACAATAGGCTTGTCACTGACAACGGGCAAGAATTCACAGGTTGTGAAAAGATGTATGGTCATGGATAGCAGGAGTGTAGAGTTCATAATGCGTGTCCAAAAAAATTACATGCGGAGGAAGGGAGGTGAGAGGATCAGGGGTGGAACAAAATTACAGCGGTTAGAAAAAGCAGACAGGGAAGGGGGTTTTCTGCACAGATTGTTAAAACCATTGGTTTAGCCTGTTATCATTAGATCAGACGAAGAATGTGGCGTGAAGAACCCAACTGTCTGAGCAGTGAGCACAAGGGCAGAAGAGTAAGAGAATAGGCTGGCAGTGTAAAGGCAGAGAAACTAGACTTATGAACCACGGAGAGGGTAGGTCCCAGACAAAGGAAAACGCAGCATCCTGAATATAAATTGATGTTTCAAAACAGGAAGCAGATTTTCTGCACTGTGTGagaactacccccccccccccccgttgtTTTAACTGTGTTTCACAGTTTACATATTGATGAAATGCTAATTTCCTTAACTGTGTAAAGGTCTTATTTACTCAAATATGAATATCTTCATACAGTCTCAACACCTAGTGGTGTCTTCAGTCTTTCCTTTACTCTGTCAGTAACTAAAATAGTACTTTTTTTGTTCTCCATTGTCATTATTTGGCAGGATCTCTCCCAACTGGTTCCTGCTCTGATGACCCAGGAACCACTTCAGCTCGATCACACCTTTTGACCTCTCCAGCTGGCAGTGTTACCTACAGTACCAGAGAGCAGAATCTTGTCTGTCCATAATCCAATTCAAGGGAGTCTCGAGCCTGCCCAGCCTTTGATATCTTGACTGTGGAACACATTCACCTGCAGACTCACTGGCCTTCATGGTGTCCCGGCCCAGGGAAGACCCACTTTTCAATGTGTAGAGCATAACCTTATGGGAATGAGGATGAAGGATTGTCTATGGATTTCTATTTTCTCATTTGGGGTTGGGGAGTGCTGGGGCAATGAGCAGTGATCTGTTCAGGACCACAGCAACCCTTTCTGAAGCTGCTCCCGTCATTAATTCCCCTGGTTTTACTTTTTACTTGTATCGTTTTATTAAATCTGGTGTCTAATTTTAAAGTGATAACAGACATGCAGGTTGAGGACTCGGGTCCGAATTGAATCAAACTGTGGTAAATGTATGATTGCTGTGGTTTATAGGGCCTAAAACCAACTGTATGGTGGTTATAAAGCAGACCAGCCTTCAACTTTCTATTTTTCGATGGGCATGGTTGAGCCAGGTCTCCAAGCATGAGACGTTCACGTTGAGCATAGAGCGCTATGCGTGTTTGTTTTCTGCTTACCGCTGTGTGGTTTGCTTTAAATACAGGAGATACAGGTTCCTCTTAGTCATGCAAGTGACTAATATGTTACAGCATGGTTTGATCAAATTCTGACCCTGAACAATCTAACACGCCCTAAACCACATGTCAAACACGATCTACGGAGGgcagtgtctgcgggtttttatgccacccttgtacttgattgatgaattaaggtcaatGATTATTAAGGAACTCCACTcaactggttgtctaggtcttaattgaaaggaaaaacctgcagacactaagccctccatggaatgagtttgacacccctgccctaAATGATCTAACTTACAttatttactttttttaaattaagtTTGCTTTTCTCATAACCTATTTATTAAAATATCTAATTGCTTTGTTAGCCAATTatcaacgtttttttttttttatatacttgcTTTTGGTTTTGCTTTTGTGACTTTACAATGTGTTTTTGAAGATGAGAATTAACAGAGCCTTAAATGATTTCAGTCTTACATTGGTTTCTGTGTGGTTATTCAGTCTTACTTCCAACTCTTCAATGTTATTACTGCCATCATGTAGTACAAATCTGATACCAAGATTGAAGAACACTGGCCAGAGGGGTATCCTAAGaagcaagctagatctactcagggttttctaaagctaaccaGCTTCAGTAAGCCTCACACTCCAGCTTCGTCTGTACTCTCACATTCCAGCTTCATCTGTACTAAGACAGTGGATATAactagcaggcttgtaactgcaTGTCGCACGTGGTTAATCGAACGCCAAACTCTTCATTGAGGCAATGCTGAAACCTCAATGGATTGGGAAGTCTGACACATTTTCATTTGTGCTGAAATCAAAATGAAGAAAAAGTTATCTTGCCAAATTCGGCAGGCATATATGGAGATGACGCGATCTTTGCGTCATCTCCTCTTAGTTCTGAAGGATTTGTTGCCGTAGAAATTTACCTGACTAAGGTACATTTGAATGACTGGTTACCACGCTGAAGGATACCTCTGATCATGTGGTCACACGTTTGGTGTCCTGAATCACCATTGGTAAGGAAATGCTCTTACATTTCTGGTTTAGACTGTTACATTATTACAGCTGATgtgatatactgtaccagtcaaaaggttgcacacttactcattcaagggtttttctttatttttttactattttatacattgtagaataatagtgaagacatcaactgtgaaattacacatggaatcatgtagtaatcaaaaaagtgttaaacaaatcaaaaaaagaTTTGAGATATTCAacgttgccaccctttgccttgacagctttgcacacggttggcattctctcaaccagcttcacctggaatgcttttccaacattcttgaaggaccacatacgctgagcacttgttggctgcttttccttcactctgcggtccaaatcatcccaaaccatctcagttgggttgaggtcaggtgattgtggaggccaggtcatctgatgcagcattccatcactctccttcttggtcaaatagcccttacacagcctggaggtgtgttgggtcattgttctgttgaaaaacaaatgatagtcccactgagcgcaaaccagatggtatggcgtaccgCTGCGGTAGCAATTCTtgttaattgtgccttgaattctaaataaatcacagacagtatcaCCATCACACCGCCTCGTCTATGCTTCACGGCgggaaccacatatgcggagatcatcctttcacctactctgcatctcaaagacacggcggttggaaccgaaAATCTCAAATTTGCACTCAGACCTATTcgtgccataatatagacttggtattttaccaaattgggttatcttctgtataccagccctacattgtcacaacacaagtgattggctcaaacgcattaaaaaggaaagacatttcacaaattaacttttaacaaggcacacctgttaattgaaatgcattccaggtgactacttcatgaagctggttgagagaatgccaatagtgtgcaaagctgtcatcaaggcaaagggtggctactttgaagaatctcaaatataaaatatattttgatttgtttaacactttttggttacaagGTAATTccattgtgttatttcatagttttgatgtcttcactattattctacaatgtagaaaatagtacaaataaagaaacccccttgaatgagtaggtgtgtccaaacatttgactggtactgtacagggGTTTCAACTGGCACAAGGCTACCTTCAGAAGAGTCTTGTGAGGCTGGTGAGTGTCCTAGAGTAAGTAAGCCGAACTTTTCGGGCGCTACAGGCAATTTCGAAGACCGAATTTTAGGATGTCTCACTGTCTTAAAAACGCTGCTTAAACATACTAATTTTATTTGGGATTTctgtattatgctaattcgattttGGCGGGGGCGTggacatcgactctagggggATATTTATCATACCTCcattatccctgcacattgtaaatatggcacTGGAACTGACTGAACCTTTATATAGTATTGTAATGAAGCAGGCCTCGAACCCTCGacattctagcccgaagtccagcgcgccaTCGCCTATGTcccaaaagcatgctcaagcagcagagtcgatatccgcgcttataaaccaaGGGTCGTTACGGTATGTTATGCTTACTTACAGTACTTTCTCATGTTCTccttatttgtatttattgtgtTTTTGTTATACGTTATGctatttttagtattacattgttattgattactactACATCGTTGGGTTTAGAGCtttcaagaaaggcatttcactgtacttgtgcacgtgacattaaaatgTGAAACTTTGTTTAATATTCAGATTAACCAACTCAAGTGGCCTTAAGGTTGGGCCATTTTGGCTGAGACAAGGCTACTTACTTTTACTTTGCTCAATATTCGGATAGAATATGGTGTAGGACAGTTATGATTTTCTATCATGTAGAAAGAATAGTCAGCTCtcaataatatactgtatttctatctgcaacgttatGTGTGTTACACACAGTAAGGCCAAGTACTGTCACACAATCAGCCACGAGGGGGCAGCATTATCTTATTTGAAAACAGATGTTCATCATAGTAGGTTCTTCAGCATTTGAGGTGTCTAACCGATTTAAGTATTTTCACATCAGTTGTGTAGTTTTCTAAATTGTCAGAGGGATACTACCACtgtttctacagtatttcaataatACCACACTTCTTATTCGGCGGAGAAAATGTCGAGTCTGCAGGTAAATCTCCAAATCTCCTTTAGGTGGCAGTGTGAGGTATTATTTTGTGTCAATTAAAAATACGAACGTGACGTCAGGCTACTGACAgacgtaaacaaacaaacaatcgaTATATTTTGGTACAAGTACTGTAACATTTTATGACATTAGTTACATGCGTAACCATGAAGAGGGTATTTGTTACTGTAGGAACAACGAGCTTTGATGACCTAATTGAACGTGTTACTTCCCCTGAAGCTGTTCAAGTGAGTATGATCTGTGAAAATGGCTACATAAGAAAGCCGGTTCAAATAGACGGTAAatgttatttaagcaataaggcccgaggtggtgtggtatatggccgatATACTCCAGCTAAGTGCTTCTCTATTacgacgcaacgtggagtgccaggatacagcccttaaccgtgTTATATATggaccatatatcacaaacccctgaggcgccttattgctattttaaactggttactaaagtaattagagcagtaaaaatacatgttttgtcatacccgtgctaTATGGTTTGATATACTACGGCCAAGTTACCCAATTGTCATaaatgagtaaaagtaaagatacctttataGCAAAGGCGGCGTGTGAAAACAGCCAGATGCAAGTAAGTGTATCTTTTGTATTTTAAAAATCATTTCATGCTTAT
The sequence above is drawn from the Salmo salar chromosome ssa05, Ssal_v3.1, whole genome shotgun sequence genome and encodes:
- the rap2c gene encoding ras-related protein Rap-2c — translated: MKEYKVVVLGSGGVGKSALTVQFVTGTFIEKYDPTIEDFYRKEIEVDSSPSVLEILDTAGTEQFASMRDLYIKNGQGFILVYSLVNQQSFQDIRPMRDQIVRVKRFEKVPLILVGNKVDLESEREVAGADGRALAQEWGCPFIETSAKSKTMVDELFAEIVRQMNYATLPEKQEQCCTACVVQ